A part of Candidatus Acidulodesulfobacterium acidiphilum genomic DNA contains:
- a CDS encoding cation transporter, translating to MKQFTISRENIFNKLKFVSYVGIFANIILTLAKFYFGIAGHSEALVADGFNSLSDIFAGLVVYISFKISNKPQDKEHPYGHAKAEMIATFLVALILILFGLSIIAVSSFKLYFRYYERPAFDTLIVASATIIIKEILYRWTLRWGRLLKSTGLIATAYDHRSDVVVSTAVVIGIIFAIKGYYYMDPIAGIVVSFFIFRLAVKLIKESISNLMDESPPASVVDKIKNLIASVKGVEHITNIKVRKSGPYFYIDVEIEINQNMTVKMSHDIAESVKSRLMSSNIYINDVMVHINPFEN from the coding sequence TTGAAACAGTTTACTATAAGCCGCGAAAATATTTTTAATAAACTCAAGTTTGTTTCCTATGTAGGTATTTTTGCGAATATTATTTTAACTTTAGCAAAATTTTACTTCGGCATTGCCGGACATTCCGAGGCGTTGGTCGCCGACGGCTTTAATTCGCTTTCCGATATTTTTGCCGGACTGGTAGTTTACATATCTTTTAAAATATCCAACAAACCCCAGGACAAAGAGCATCCATACGGACATGCAAAAGCCGAAATGATAGCTACTTTTTTAGTGGCGTTAATCTTAATACTTTTCGGACTCTCTATTATAGCGGTGTCGTCCTTTAAATTATATTTCCGCTATTACGAGCGTCCGGCGTTCGATACTTTAATCGTTGCATCGGCTACTATAATTATAAAAGAAATTCTTTATAGATGGACTTTAAGGTGGGGCAGGCTTTTAAAATCTACGGGTTTGATTGCAACGGCATATGACCACAGAAGCGACGTCGTAGTGTCTACCGCCGTAGTAATAGGGATTATTTTTGCTATAAAAGGCTATTACTATATGGACCCCATAGCAGGAATAGTCGTAAGTTTTTTTATATTCCGTCTTGCGGTGAAACTTATAAAAGAATCTATAAGCAATCTTATGGACGAAAGCCCTCCCGCATCCGTGGTCGATAAAATAAAAAACTTAATTGCTTCCGTGAAAGGGGTTGAGCACATTACGAATATTAAGGTAAGAAAGTCCGGTCCTTATTTTTACATAGACGTCGAAATAGAAATTAATCAAAATATGACCGTTAAAATGTCTCACGATATAGCTGAAAGCGTTAAAAGCCGTCTTATGTCGTCGAATATTTATATAAACGACGTTATGGTCCATATAAATCCTTTTGAGAATTGA